In the genome of Solibacillus silvestris, one region contains:
- a CDS encoding iron ABC transporter substrate-binding protein codes for MKIRKSLWASFALTSALILGACSDEEQSIKQATADSDETVQAITIENEGMSITYEEAPKKAISINQHVTEVMLALGLEDSMVGTAYLDDQIYPPLQEAYDQVPVLAEQYPSKEQVISTEADFIYGGWASAFNEKNLMSREEMEQLGIGSYLQSSSVKVAPELEDIYTDIRNIAKIFRVEERGETLIEEMNADIEKIKEKVPTVDKPIDVLVFDSGDKDVFTATQNFMNTLVKMAGANNIFGDIEKNWATVSKEDAVERNPEAIIVIDYGSTTAEEKINFLKNDPALSQTPAVQNERFVVLPLSAASEGVRVAEALEIIVKGLYPDSF; via the coding sequence ATGAAGATACGTAAAAGTCTATGGGCTTCGTTTGCCCTAACCTCAGCATTAATTTTAGGAGCATGTTCGGATGAGGAACAAAGTATAAAACAGGCGACAGCAGATTCGGATGAAACAGTTCAGGCAATAACAATTGAAAATGAAGGCATGTCCATTACATATGAAGAAGCTCCCAAAAAAGCGATTTCCATAAATCAGCATGTAACAGAAGTAATGCTTGCACTCGGCTTGGAAGATTCGATGGTAGGTACAGCTTACTTGGACGACCAGATTTATCCTCCGTTACAAGAAGCGTATGACCAGGTTCCGGTACTGGCTGAACAATATCCTTCGAAAGAACAGGTGATCTCAACAGAAGCCGATTTCATTTACGGTGGCTGGGCAAGTGCCTTTAATGAGAAAAACTTAATGTCACGCGAAGAAATGGAACAGTTGGGAATCGGCAGTTACCTGCAGTCTTCCTCAGTAAAAGTGGCTCCGGAGTTAGAGGATATTTACACGGATATCCGTAATATCGCAAAAATCTTTCGTGTTGAAGAGCGCGGAGAAACATTGATAGAAGAAATGAACGCTGATATTGAAAAAATTAAAGAAAAAGTTCCTACTGTGGATAAACCAATTGATGTTCTAGTATTTGATAGTGGTGATAAAGATGTATTTACAGCCACTCAAAACTTTATGAACACTCTCGTGAAAATGGCGGGAGCAAATAATATTTTTGGTGATATCGAGAAAAACTGGGCTACAGTTTCAAAAGAAGATGCTGTAGAACGTAATCCGGAAGCTATTATTGTCATTGATTATGGTTCAACAACAGCAGAAGAAAAAATTAATTTCCTGAAAAATGATCCGGCACTGAGCCAAACACCGGCAGTACAAAATGAGCGTTTTGTTGTTTTACCATTATCGGCTGCATCAGAAGGTGTTCGTGTGGCAGAAGCGCTTGAAATTATTGTAAAAGGTCTTTATCCTGATTCATTCTAA
- a CDS encoding sulfite reductase — protein MQEYAKKNFEKALQLPMPNKTFAKLKATDDYVALIVRPGLINKHLTSNQLIVLANLEKSGAVKYSAGHSFIVTVHRSHIEQAMEKLTEVNLYVASQTPSALFKCCDFCDGDLLDGLPLAKDLLEQVEQMPLKNRVHIGFNACTQACYNAVQDDLALIFHNGKVDIYGGAIPMGRRASSGHLLLKKVPGNQVINLVKNILGKYDASSIDKFSTFVHKNKTYFDQLQEGGLYDNLEFKPNAASSVNL, from the coding sequence ATGCAAGAATATGCTAAGAAAAATTTTGAAAAGGCGTTGCAGCTGCCGATGCCGAACAAGACGTTTGCAAAATTAAAAGCAACGGATGACTATGTAGCATTAATTGTACGACCAGGGTTAATAAACAAACATTTAACAAGTAATCAGCTGATTGTGTTAGCGAATCTTGAAAAATCTGGCGCTGTAAAATATTCTGCCGGCCATAGTTTTATCGTTACTGTCCATCGTTCACATATTGAGCAGGCAATGGAAAAATTAACGGAAGTGAATTTGTATGTGGCATCCCAAACACCAAGTGCTTTATTTAAATGTTGCGACTTTTGTGATGGGGATTTGTTAGACGGTTTACCACTTGCAAAGGACTTACTAGAACAAGTTGAACAAATGCCATTAAAAAATAGGGTACACATCGGCTTTAATGCATGCACCCAAGCATGCTATAACGCGGTTCAGGATGACTTGGCACTCATTTTTCATAATGGCAAAGTTGATATTTACGGAGGCGCGATTCCAATGGGGAGACGTGCCAGTTCCGGGCATCTATTATTAAAAAAAGTACCGGGAAATCAAGTGATCAATCTTGTGAAAAATATATTAGGAAAGTACGATGCATCATCAATCGATAAGTTTTCGACGTTCGTGCACAAAAATAAAACTTACTTTGATCAACTACAAGAAGGAGGACTCTATGACAACTTGGAATTTAAACCAAATGCAGCGTCATCTGTTAATTTGTAA
- a CDS encoding sirohydrochlorin cobaltochelatase, with protein MTTWNLNQMQRHLLICNGATCMGAGAEEVTKQIRDEIRKNRLDEMIHTSRTRCNGRCKDKCVVIDYPKGTWYSVQDEETSRAIVQDTAEESSIIYSVEHGERIRHENRIKGIDKYKKGRGPLKKAVLFVGHGSRLEAGNEEVRQFVEQTKTYIDPALLVETCFLEFASPNIEDGIQLCVERGADEVHVIPIILLHAGHSKMHIPAEIEHAREHFPDVRFTYGQTIGIHEEIFEILKSRLTEVGFNPDEKHDDTAILLIARGGSDPYANGDFYKITRLLWEKLDVPIVESAFMGVTTPSVEQGIERCIRLGAKKIVMLPYFLFTGVLMERMAKMVQQFTEQYEDVDFLLANYFGYHPNLKKVLLERMDQALDGTSTGMIDLENFRKYAEEHGYEHHHHH; from the coding sequence ATGACAACTTGGAATTTAAACCAAATGCAGCGTCATCTGTTAATTTGTAACGGGGCTACCTGTATGGGTGCAGGTGCCGAAGAAGTAACAAAGCAAATCCGGGATGAAATTCGTAAAAATCGTTTAGATGAAATGATTCATACATCACGTACCCGTTGTAATGGTCGATGTAAAGATAAATGTGTTGTCATCGATTATCCAAAAGGGACATGGTATTCCGTTCAAGACGAGGAAACATCTCGTGCAATAGTTCAGGATACTGCTGAAGAATCATCCATTATTTATTCGGTGGAACACGGGGAAAGAATCCGACATGAAAATCGAATTAAAGGGATCGATAAATATAAAAAAGGAAGAGGACCATTGAAAAAAGCAGTATTATTTGTTGGGCATGGTAGTAGATTAGAGGCTGGAAATGAGGAAGTACGTCAGTTTGTCGAGCAGACGAAAACGTATATTGATCCAGCACTACTAGTTGAAACTTGTTTTCTGGAATTTGCTTCACCGAATATAGAAGATGGGATTCAGCTATGTGTTGAAAGAGGCGCGGATGAAGTCCATGTAATTCCCATCATCTTATTACACGCAGGACACTCAAAAATGCACATCCCGGCCGAAATCGAACATGCAAGAGAGCATTTTCCGGATGTTCGCTTTACATATGGTCAAACAATTGGGATTCATGAAGAAATTTTCGAAATTCTTAAGTCGCGATTAACAGAAGTAGGCTTCAATCCTGATGAAAAACATGACGACACAGCTATTTTACTTATTGCTCGCGGCGGCAGTGATCCATATGCAAATGGCGATTTCTATAAAATTACCCGTTTATTATGGGAAAAACTAGACGTTCCTATAGTAGAAAGTGCATTTATGGGCGTAACGACCCCATCAGTAGAACAAGGGATTGAACGCTGTATAAGACTTGGAGCAAAAAAAATTGTGATGCTTCCATACTTCTTGTTTACAGGGGTGTTGATGGAACGAATGGCTAAAATGGTCCAGCAGTTTACAGAGCAATATGAAGATGTCGATTTTTTACTTGCAAATTATTTCGGCTACCATCCGAATTTAAAGAAAGTATTGCTCGAGCGCATGGACCAGGCTTTAGACGGTACATCAACAGGGATGATCGATTTAGAGAATTTCCGCAAATATGCAGAAGAACATGGATATGAACATCACCACCATCATTAA
- a CDS encoding adenosylcobinamide-phosphate synthase: MYFIICVIAVLIDCIVGDPKKWTHPVIYIGNMISFFEKKWNNGSGSRRRINGLLTVFLTISITTGSVFLIVFLAIKIHLLLWLVVEIFLISLALAQKSLKEAAMLVYDSLKANDLPEARKYLSWIVGRETNHLDEPEIVRGVVETVSENTSDGVTAPLMYALCFGATGAWCYKAINTLDSMIGYKNERYADFGFAAAKLDDVANYLPSRISGWFLIIFTKCETAKPFRHRYKNWLKDAKKHPSPNSGYLEAATAVQLGIRLGGFNRYGGVESFRTYMGEPYETMQRIHIKKAIRHMYVCTWCVVITGGILYAIACTWG, translated from the coding sequence ATGTATTTTATTATTTGTGTAATCGCAGTGCTCATCGATTGCATTGTTGGGGATCCGAAAAAATGGACACATCCTGTTATATATATCGGAAACATGATTTCTTTTTTCGAAAAGAAATGGAATAATGGCAGTGGCAGTAGAAGACGGATCAATGGATTACTAACAGTTTTTCTCACGATAAGTATTACAACGGGCTCGGTTTTCTTAATTGTCTTTCTTGCAATAAAAATACATCTTCTTCTTTGGCTTGTAGTCGAAATCTTTTTGATTAGTTTAGCTCTTGCCCAGAAATCATTAAAAGAAGCGGCGATGCTCGTTTACGATTCCTTGAAAGCGAATGATTTACCCGAAGCAAGAAAATATTTAAGCTGGATTGTAGGCCGTGAAACGAATCATCTGGATGAACCTGAAATTGTACGGGGTGTCGTTGAAACGGTTTCAGAAAATACGAGTGACGGTGTGACGGCTCCGCTTATGTATGCGTTATGTTTTGGTGCAACTGGTGCATGGTGCTATAAAGCGATTAATACGCTGGATTCGATGATCGGGTATAAAAATGAACGGTATGCTGATTTTGGGTTTGCTGCAGCTAAATTGGATGATGTTGCGAACTATCTGCCCAGCAGAATTTCCGGGTGGTTCCTTATTATATTTACAAAATGTGAGACGGCAAAACCTTTCAGACACCGCTATAAAAACTGGCTAAAGGATGCTAAAAAACATCCAAGCCCGAATAGTGGATATTTGGAGGCCGCTACTGCCGTTCAGTTAGGAATTCGTTTAGGCGGGTTTAATCGTTATGGCGGGGTGGAATCGTTCCGTACTTATATGGGTGAACCTTACGAAACGATGCAAAGAATACATATTAAAAAAGCGATCCGGCACATGTATGTTTGTACATGGTGTGTTGTGATAACAGGGGGAATATTGTATGCAATTGCCTGCACATGGGGCTAA
- a CDS encoding histidinol phosphate aminotransferase, with protein MQLPAHGANAAALYKAMNLKMPDQVIDVSENVNHLGVPKQVKQQWPNLLEKITGYPDEQAEPFRSQAAAVHQVAADQVVVTNGAAEGLMALAQLFNGQEIALLQPTFSEYARTLKQQNCVIHSILADDIETYRFNEEILEKQLKDVHACYICNPNNPTGVLLKKHWIEQLIKKYSHCNFVVDEAFMDWTDESESVVSLVNTYSNLFVVRSMTKMYALAGVRLGYVIGQQAEKLRHYLPHWNVSAIANEIGSFCLQDKYFVKESREKSSKLRSQMVKDLKLIGCKVSNSAANFLLFQLPEQYNPDDFFKYLLEQGIVLRHTKNYVGLNGAWFRIAVKSEEIWTKCKDEIMNYVKNH; from the coding sequence ATGCAATTGCCTGCACATGGGGCTAATGCGGCAGCATTATATAAAGCGATGAATTTAAAAATGCCGGATCAAGTCATCGATGTGAGCGAAAATGTCAATCATCTGGGGGTACCGAAGCAAGTAAAGCAACAGTGGCCAAACCTGTTAGAAAAAATTACTGGCTACCCGGATGAACAAGCAGAACCATTTCGTTCGCAAGCGGCAGCTGTTCACCAAGTAGCAGCCGATCAAGTTGTCGTCACAAACGGTGCGGCAGAGGGCTTAATGGCTTTGGCACAGCTTTTCAATGGACAGGAGATTGCTTTGTTACAGCCAACATTTTCGGAGTATGCGAGAACACTAAAACAGCAGAATTGTGTCATTCATTCTATTTTAGCTGACGATATTGAAACATATCGATTTAATGAGGAAATATTGGAGAAACAGCTGAAAGATGTCCATGCCTGCTATATTTGCAATCCGAATAATCCTACAGGCGTATTATTGAAAAAACATTGGATTGAACAGTTAATTAAAAAATACTCTCACTGTAATTTTGTTGTCGATGAAGCGTTTATGGACTGGACCGATGAATCGGAGAGCGTTGTTTCATTGGTAAACACCTATTCCAATTTATTTGTCGTACGATCCATGACAAAAATGTATGCACTGGCAGGGGTTCGTCTCGGTTATGTCATCGGGCAACAGGCAGAAAAACTCCGTCATTACTTGCCACATTGGAATGTGAGTGCAATCGCAAATGAAATCGGCAGTTTCTGTTTACAGGACAAGTATTTTGTGAAGGAATCTCGTGAAAAGAGCAGTAAATTACGAAGTCAGATGGTGAAGGACTTAAAATTAATTGGTTGTAAAGTATCAAACAGTGCAGCGAATTTTTTGCTGTTCCAATTACCGGAACAATATAATCCCGATGATTTTTTTAAATATTTATTAGAGCAAGGTATCGTATTACGCCATACAAAAAACTATGTCGGCCTGAACGGCGCATGGTTTCGAATCGCTGTCAAAAGTGAAGAAATCTGGACTAAATGCAAGGATGAAATAATGAATTATGTCAAAAATCATTAA
- a CDS encoding fructose-2,6-bisphosphatase, whose protein sequence is MSKIINYYRHGETVWNKEGRLQGWLNSDLTTEGIEQAMSVKWNPQIVFSSDLNRALQTAHLMFPNRTIHKSKNLREIHLGHWQGSYIKDLQQDDQYLCYLNTPDLFVNTTQESFNDVTKRMLGFHEYLLQLPYERIAVVSHGVAIACLFAGIHKQPYKQLWDYLLNGAACFSVEGDIQQLQSNIK, encoded by the coding sequence ATGTCAAAAATCATTAACTACTACCGTCATGGAGAAACTGTCTGGAATAAAGAAGGGCGGCTGCAAGGATGGCTTAATTCGGATCTGACGACAGAAGGAATAGAGCAGGCAATGTCCGTGAAATGGAACCCGCAGATCGTATTTTCCAGTGACTTGAATCGGGCGCTGCAAACAGCACACCTCATGTTTCCAAACCGCACTATTCATAAGAGCAAAAATTTGCGTGAAATACACTTAGGGCATTGGCAAGGCAGCTACATAAAGGACCTTCAACAGGATGACCAGTATCTTTGCTATTTGAATACCCCAGATTTATTTGTGAATACGACTCAGGAATCCTTTAATGACGTAACAAAACGGATGCTCGGATTTCATGAATATTTGTTGCAGTTACCGTATGAGAGAATCGCTGTCGTATCTCATGGTGTTGCCATAGCCTGTTTGTTTGCAGGGATTCATAAACAGCCATACAAACAGTTGTGGGATTATTTACTGAATGGTGCTGCTTGTTTTTCGGTAGAAGGGGACATCCAACAATTACAAAGCAATATTAAATAG
- a CDS encoding ribonucleotide-diphosphate reductase has translation MSNLTYKAVNWNTPTSELARIFWDQQWKQIWFPEEIAVSKDVKQWKEFEHQDTYKKVFGGLTLLDTVQTNIGMNEIAKYTPDFQEKAVLTVFGSFEAIHAKSYSYIFTTLCTNTEIDEVFEWVQKNEFLQYKANRIGEVYTAIKEDDPESLWKAMFASVMLESFLFYSGFFYPLYLGGQGVLRNSAEVISLILRDESIHGVAVGFFAQNIFKTFSPEKQQELTLWGYEYLLDLYQNEMKYTDDLYAETGLSPEVKKYVRYNANKALMNLGLDTMFPDEEVNPVVMNGISNTGSTYDFFSQKGSTYAVAKVAPITDDTFKF, from the coding sequence ATGTCAAATTTAACGTATAAAGCGGTCAACTGGAATACCCCGACGAGTGAACTCGCTCGTATTTTTTGGGACCAGCAATGGAAACAAATATGGTTCCCCGAAGAAATTGCAGTCAGTAAAGACGTCAAACAATGGAAGGAATTCGAGCACCAGGATACATACAAAAAAGTGTTCGGCGGCCTAACATTGCTTGATACGGTACAAACGAACATCGGCATGAATGAAATTGCCAAGTACACACCCGATTTCCAAGAGAAAGCGGTGTTAACCGTATTCGGATCTTTTGAAGCAATCCATGCAAAGTCTTATTCATATATTTTTACAACACTGTGTACAAACACTGAAATCGACGAAGTTTTCGAATGGGTGCAAAAAAATGAGTTTCTTCAATATAAAGCAAACCGCATTGGCGAAGTATACACCGCTATAAAAGAAGATGACCCGGAAAGCTTATGGAAAGCAATGTTCGCTTCAGTTATGTTGGAAAGCTTTTTATTCTATTCCGGCTTCTTCTACCCGCTTTATTTAGGAGGACAAGGTGTTTTAAGAAATAGTGCGGAAGTGATTAGTTTAATCTTGCGTGACGAATCAATTCACGGAGTAGCGGTCGGCTTTTTCGCGCAGAACATTTTCAAAACGTTCTCACCAGAAAAACAGCAGGAGCTTACTTTGTGGGGCTATGAATATTTACTCGATTTATATCAGAATGAAATGAAGTATACCGATGATTTATATGCAGAAACAGGACTTTCACCCGAAGTGAAAAAATACGTACGCTACAATGCGAATAAAGCGCTTATGAACTTGGGGCTCGATACGATGTTTCCAGACGAGGAAGTCAACCCGGTTGTAATGAACGGGATTTCCAATACAGGGTCAACGTATGATTTTTTCAGCCAAAAAGGATCAACGTATGCCGTTGCTAAAGTAGCTCCGATTACGGATGATACGTTTAAATTCTAA
- a CDS encoding protein NrdI, whose protein sequence is MIIFASRTGNVRSIVQKLGLPAKDLAEVEKMDEPYLLFTYTDGLGSVPPIVDQFMTANFELCKGIIVSGNRNFGHAFFGRAGDLLAAQYGIPLIEKVEMRGTPANYEAITDYYYSIWKEASI, encoded by the coding sequence ATGATCATATTTGCTTCACGAACTGGTAATGTGCGATCCATCGTGCAAAAACTCGGCTTGCCCGCAAAGGATCTGGCGGAAGTAGAGAAAATGGATGAACCGTATCTTCTATTTACGTATACGGATGGATTAGGCTCTGTTCCCCCTATCGTCGACCAGTTCATGACTGCGAACTTTGAGCTATGCAAAGGAATTATCGTAAGCGGAAACCGTAATTTTGGTCATGCTTTTTTCGGCCGTGCAGGTGACCTTTTAGCTGCACAATACGGAATTCCGTTAATCGAAAAAGTGGAAATGCGAGGAACTCCGGCGAATTATGAAGCGATTACAGATTACTACTACTCCATTTGGAAAGAGGCATCGATATGA
- a CDS encoding glutaredoxin, translating to MKLYTKTICPKCLWVKSELDAANLEVEVINIDHDESAKQIVLDAGFLSVPLFEINGEFIAEPTSIIDRISEMTA from the coding sequence ATGAAACTTTATACGAAAACAATTTGTCCAAAATGCCTATGGGTAAAATCGGAGCTCGATGCTGCCAACTTGGAGGTCGAGGTTATTAATATTGACCATGATGAGAGCGCAAAACAAATAGTACTCGATGCAGGTTTTTTGTCTGTGCCGTTATTTGAAATCAACGGTGAATTTATCGCAGAGCCGACGTCAATTATCGATCGCATTTCTGAAATGACCGCATGA
- a CDS encoding deoxyuridine 5'-triphosphate nucleotidohydrolase, which produces MSIQLKIKKTHPNAVLPKQAREGDAGMDLSAVEEKVLLPGEYALIKTGLQIELPEGTEAQVRPRSGLALKHGITVLNSPGTIDAGYRGEIGVILINHGKEPFTIEKGMRIAQLVIQYVPQVFIEETDKLSDTERGDKGFGSSGVK; this is translated from the coding sequence ATGTCGATTCAATTAAAAATTAAGAAAACCCACCCGAATGCTGTATTGCCGAAACAGGCACGGGAAGGGGATGCAGGGATGGATTTAAGTGCGGTTGAAGAAAAAGTTTTATTGCCTGGTGAATACGCATTAATTAAAACCGGTCTTCAAATCGAACTGCCGGAGGGAACAGAAGCGCAAGTACGCCCACGTAGTGGATTGGCACTCAAACATGGGATTACGGTGTTAAATAGTCCAGGTACGATCGATGCTGGCTATCGCGGTGAAATCGGCGTGATTTTAATCAATCACGGGAAAGAACCTTTTACGATTGAGAAAGGAATGCGCATCGCCCAGCTAGTCATTCAATATGTTCCGCAAGTTTTCATTGAAGAAACAGACAAACTGTCGGATACGGAGCGCGGTGATAAGGGCTTTGGTTCGAGCGGAGTGAAATAA
- a CDS encoding ATPase: MVDLDFLIQYGFILLVISITTLVLSMYFRKKPKVDKGFSFAYHGLSYRRKFLRTIYSIPFCIFPLAIIYYFESFSANFIFVTLLLVIVFVFQTSYNYIKWKKED; the protein is encoded by the coding sequence ATGGTTGATTTAGATTTTTTAATTCAGTACGGATTCATATTATTAGTGATTTCAATTACGACACTTGTCTTGTCTATGTATTTCCGGAAAAAGCCGAAAGTGGATAAAGGATTTAGTTTTGCCTATCATGGCCTATCATATCGCCGTAAATTTTTACGCACGATTTATTCAATCCCGTTTTGTATTTTTCCGTTAGCGATCATTTATTATTTTGAAAGTTTTTCCGCTAACTTTATATTTGTTACGCTGTTGCTCGTGATCGTATTTGTTTTTCAAACGTCATACAATTACATAAAGTGGAAAAAAGAAGATTAA
- a CDS encoding cobalamin biosynthesis protein CobN — protein MVLIGFYSALIIFTLLFIIAAFFFIRQFVNKKSSPYNMNTFMLGVLTLFMLIVTGIYGYDFYHLQAGNQKFAEGICEINFVNGHGRSIDTTEVKIEDNLYNIKSGTYKDLPDGRYNCELSYLPISKIVTQIDIQSKGEEGN, from the coding sequence ATGGTGCTCATTGGATTTTACAGTGCTCTAATAATTTTCACTTTATTATTCATCATTGCAGCTTTCTTTTTTATACGGCAGTTCGTAAATAAGAAATCCTCCCCCTATAACATGAATACGTTTATGCTTGGTGTGCTAACGCTGTTCATGCTGATTGTAACGGGTATTTATGGATATGATTTTTATCATCTACAAGCGGGCAATCAGAAATTTGCGGAGGGGATTTGTGAAATCAACTTTGTAAACGGTCATGGGAGAAGTATTGATACGACTGAAGTAAAGATTGAAGATAATCTTTATAACATAAAGTCCGGTACTTACAAAGATCTACCTGATGGGCGTTATAATTGTGAACTTTCGTATTTACCAATTTCAAAAATTGTGACACAGATCGATATTCAGTCAAAAGGAGAGGAAGGAAACTAA
- a CDS encoding 3-hydroxybutyrate dehydrogenase (catalyzes the formation of acetoacetate from 3-hydroxybutyrate), giving the protein MVQNKVVFITGAAQGIGLEIAKEFYTKGATVVLTDINEEKVKEAASSLGERAIGLKCDVTNEEEIIAAINETVQKFGRIDILINNAGMQHVAMIEDFPTERFELLIKIMLTAPFVLTKHVLPHMRKQKFGRIINMASINGLVGFAGKAAYNSAKHGVIGLTKVAALETASDGITVNAICPGYVDTPLVRNQLQDLAATRNIPLENVLEEVIYPLVPQKRLLDVKEISDLALFISSEGAKGMTGQAIVLDGGYTVQ; this is encoded by the coding sequence GTGGTACAAAATAAAGTGGTATTCATTACTGGTGCAGCACAAGGTATAGGATTGGAGATTGCGAAAGAGTTTTATACAAAAGGTGCTACTGTCGTGCTAACAGATATAAATGAAGAAAAAGTGAAAGAGGCAGCAAGCAGCCTTGGAGAACGAGCAATTGGACTTAAATGTGATGTAACAAATGAAGAAGAAATTATAGCAGCAATTAATGAAACGGTACAGAAATTTGGTCGAATCGATATACTTATAAACAATGCTGGTATGCAACATGTTGCAATGATTGAAGATTTTCCAACAGAGCGTTTCGAACTGTTAATAAAAATAATGTTAACTGCTCCATTTGTATTAACTAAGCATGTGTTACCGCATATGAGAAAACAAAAATTTGGCCGTATTATTAATATGGCTTCTATTAACGGACTTGTTGGATTTGCAGGAAAAGCAGCCTATAATTCTGCCAAACATGGTGTTATTGGTCTCACAAAAGTTGCGGCACTTGAAACTGCATCAGATGGCATAACGGTTAACGCTATTTGTCCAGGCTATGTAGATACACCACTTGTTCGAAATCAATTGCAAGACTTAGCAGCAACACGCAATATACCTCTCGAAAACGTATTGGAAGAAGTGATTTACCCACTCGTTCCTCAAAAAAGATTACTTGATGTAAAAGAAATCTCTGATTTGGCTCTATTTATCTCAAGCGAGGGAGCAAAAGGAATGACTGGCCAGGCTATCGTTTTAGATGGCGGGTACACAGTGCAATAA
- a CDS encoding transporter: MDLLVILLALGLLMFAAYRGYSVILFAPICALLAVVLIAPSNVLPFFSGIFMEKMVGFIKSYFAVFLLGAIFGKVVEMSGIAESIAKTIVSWLGAKRAMLTIVLLGAILTYSGVSLFVAVFAIYPFAAQMFRQANIPKRLIPGTIALGAFTFTMDALPGTPQIQNVIPIAFFKTDIYAAPVLGIIGAIVVLTAGLLYLEARRKKAELAGEGYYGFDSETAVTIQSADVKDEPALPDLTAKQSLSRQILAFVPLILVGVTNKIFVTSIPKWYPNGFDFEALGLSAYKVDVATSAPIWAIIMALIVGIISSIAYDFKRVFSGFKDGVNTAIGGSLLATMNTGAEYGFGGVIAALPGFAKISDGISTTFTNPLVNGAVTTTTLAGMTGSASGGMGIALGAMADKYNQAIIAANIPPEVMHRVVAMASGGMDTLPHNGAVITLLAVTGLTHKQSYRDIFAITIIKTLAVFVIIALYTFFGLV, translated from the coding sequence ATGGATTTGTTGGTTATTCTATTGGCGCTTGGACTATTAATGTTTGCTGCCTACCGCGGTTATTCCGTCATATTATTTGCACCAATTTGTGCGCTTTTAGCGGTCGTATTAATTGCACCAAGCAATGTTTTACCATTTTTCTCAGGTATATTCATGGAAAAGATGGTCGGATTTATTAAATCATATTTTGCTGTTTTCCTTTTGGGAGCTATTTTCGGAAAAGTTGTAGAAATGTCAGGAATTGCTGAGTCAATTGCCAAAACAATTGTCAGCTGGCTTGGTGCGAAACGAGCAATGCTCACGATCGTATTGCTTGGCGCCATCTTAACATACAGTGGAGTGAGTTTATTTGTAGCGGTATTTGCGATTTATCCATTTGCTGCACAAATGTTTAGACAGGCAAATATTCCTAAACGTTTAATTCCAGGTACGATTGCTCTTGGTGCATTTACCTTTACAATGGATGCACTGCCCGGGACACCACAAATACAAAACGTTATTCCAATCGCCTTCTTTAAAACGGATATTTATGCAGCACCGGTTCTAGGAATCATAGGGGCAATTGTCGTTTTAACAGCTGGATTACTATACTTGGAGGCTAGAAGAAAAAAAGCCGAATTAGCTGGAGAAGGTTATTACGGGTTTGATTCGGAAACGGCCGTTACGATTCAAAGTGCAGATGTAAAGGATGAGCCTGCTCTTCCCGATTTAACAGCCAAACAATCGCTTTCTAGACAAATACTGGCTTTTGTTCCGCTTATTTTGGTTGGGGTTACCAATAAAATATTTGTTACAAGTATACCTAAATGGTATCCGAATGGCTTTGACTTTGAAGCACTTGGCTTGAGTGCCTATAAAGTGGATGTAGCAACATCTGCTCCTATTTGGGCGATTATTATGGCGTTGATTGTGGGAATTATATCATCTATTGCCTATGATTTTAAACGGGTATTTAGTGGTTTTAAAGATGGCGTTAATACAGCGATTGGAGGGTCGCTGCTGGCGACTATGAATACCGGCGCTGAATATGGATTTGGCGGGGTCATTGCAGCTCTTCCAGGATTTGCGAAAATCAGCGACGGGATATCGACAACATTTACAAATCCACTTGTCAATGGTGCAGTTACGACCACTACTCTTGCCGGTATGACGGGATCCGCATCAGGTGGTATGGGAATTGCCTTGGGAGCAATGGCTGATAAGTATAATCAGGCGATTATTGCGGCTAATATTCCACCAGAAGTAATGCACCGCGTAGTGGCAATGGCTTCAGGGGGCATGGATACCCTTCCGCATAACGGAGCGGTTATTACCCTGCTGGCAGTAACGGGACTCACACATAAACAGTCATATCGGGATATTTTTGCGATTACGATTATTAAAACGTTAGCCGTATTCGTAATCATCGCACTTTATACATTCTTTGGATTAGTATAA